In Spinacia oleracea cultivar Varoflay chromosome 5, BTI_SOV_V1, whole genome shotgun sequence, a single window of DNA contains:
- the LOC110795551 gene encoding probable transcription factor KAN4 produces the protein MDLSLQISPPSITLTNEKDNYGASSELNELMSTKKVTFYSDRGSTTTTTESGTSADGSEISYNEIDTNNNINGPMLSLGFDHMSRFDGLAPFRGFNGNNNSNSSSDCYNLHHYTQFNHQPQIYGRDFKRNSRSSTSGGKRSVRAPRMRWTSTLHAHFIHAVQLLGGHERATPKSVLELMNVKDLTLAHVKSHLQMYRTVKTTDKATLSSSGLALHQEDMMGSNQFSSEKADSNYPSYSLNPSSPTPPPPLLPKTNLGPWLSSLHVADDGSPLIRRLYSHSKVDGCDNVLNLSSMEQEQLGSAVCFSSADQSLLNLEFTLGRPSSNDMNLLKC, from the exons ATGGATCTTTCACTGCAAATCAGTCCGCCTTCGATCACTCTAACAAATGAGAAAGACAACTATGGAGCATCTAGCGAGCTGAATGAGCTGATGAGCACGAAGAAAGTCACTTTTTACAGTGACCGGGGCTCAACTACCACAACTACGGAGTCAGGGACTAGTGCTGATGGTAGCGAGATAAGTTACAATGAGATTGATACAAACAATAATATAAACGGGCCTATGTTGAGCTTAGGGTTTGATCATATGAGTCGTTTTGATGGGCTAGCTCCGTTTCGAGGGTTTAAtggtaataataatagtaatagtagtAGTGATTGTTATAATCTTCACCATTATACCCAATTTAATCACCAGCCTCAAATCTACGGCCGTGATTTTAAGAGGAACTCGAGGTCGTCGACTAGTGGGGGTAAGAGGAGTGTTAGAGCTCCTAGGATGAGATGGACTTCTACTCTCCATGCTCACTTTATTCACGCTGTTCAGTTACTTGGTGGTCATGAGA GAGCGACGCCGAAATCGGTGCTGGAGTTGATGAATGTGAAGGATCTAACCCTAGCGCATGTCAAGAGTCACTTGCAG ATGTATAGAACAGTCAAGACCACTGACAAAGCAACATTATCATCTTCAG GTCTAGCATTACACCAGGAAGACATGATGGGTTCAAACCAATTTTCTTCAGAAAAAGCTGATTCTAATTATCCTTCTTATTCTCTCAACCCATCATCTcctactccaccaccaccattattACCCAAAacaaattt AGGTCCATGGCTATCATCCTTACATGTTGCAGACGACGGATCCCCCTTGATTCGACGCCTTTATTCTCATTCCAAG GTGGACGGGTGTGATAATGTACTTAACCTATCAAGCATGGAGCAAGAACAGCTTGGATCAGCTGTATGTTTTTCATCTGCTGATCAAAGTTTGTTGAATTTAGAATTCACCTTAGGACGGCCGAGTTCCAATGATATGAATCTACTTAAGTGTTGA
- the LOC110788744 gene encoding uncharacterized protein, producing MSATWLLLHYKSHDFDVRVLDTDKCQLIDIFLDIFEESRKQNVFLPEKFRLYTNSPTGRVELVDDSVMIRMWGWNMGKDTVELWIEDSDSPGLAFRSAVALLDMQRKELEKKLRERQEELLRMQREAEEQRRKEEEKERVRLELEEQKKYTVAMEVPVVDVENDGVEYVRVITTEDADEVFPGQSQPQPQTQDSPPPKKPTKSKPRKKLTPKKKKTPKNAPPKPTKTTTTPESTTQTPPPPPESRQQTPPPPPQSRQHTPSPPPQSTQQTPSPPPQSTQHTPSPPPQQTQTENAAPTEPQANIPEPSVPSKPLKTGRARPKGFRVGKPTLVKLGTYVAKTNASKVKRGAGRACKGKGVAVLSDNEDDEDSEDDDYEGEVSDDDSEDEEDIGDFIIAEEGLEDLQDDIPEKTFEDCLDGSARMDRNYKNGKVYVEQPYGSIRLEPWLIFKDRESFMNVLMDYCIQEGFGLSVEKSDNQRYTAVCAIEGCDWRIHASKMVDKFSWAIKCMSGEHKLCGRLEVNPIVTTNWLVRKLLPDIEANLEIPVVTLQRYAQERFQIEVKPRLFYKVKAVAKEIIHGSFSESYALLPRYAEMIKETNPGSYALVTWHSVSGDVQPKFKACFFSFAAQFRGFLTGCRPIIGIDGSHLSGYFKGILLAALGIDGNNEIFLLAYGVVDTESQESWNYFMRNLRAVFQQEGCNRDDWTFISDRMRGVDLAVHENFPRATRRCCSQHLYMNCKNGGWSGELFHKLFWIAANAFNPYVFNKAIEKITDFDPNATKYLDTCTEQWSRHQFDPEVCCDHNTTNFVESFNALTKPYRDLPVLTLFEAIRQWAMQRIGVRFDKAVTMEPHQLTEYARQELELRGADFDWLGTQSSELRGTKLVRNSNICGLIVCG from the exons ATGTCTGCTACCTGGTTGTTGCTTCATTATAAAAGTCATGACTTTGATGTGAGGGTGTTGGACACTGATAAGTGTCAATTGATTGATATATTTCTGGATATTTTTGAGGAGTCAAGGAAGCAAAATGTGTTTTTGCCTGAGAAGTTTAGGTTGTACACTAACTCACCCACTGGGAGGGTAGAATTGGTTGATGATAGTGTTATGATTAGAATGTGGGGGTGGAATATGGGCAAGGACACAGTAGAATTGTGGATAGAGGATTCAGATTCTCCAGGGCTAGCTTTTAGGTCTGCTGTAGCTCTACTTGATATGCAAAGGAAGGAGTTGGAAAAAAAGTTAAGGGAGAGACAGGAAGAGCTCTTGAGGATGCAAAGAGAGGCTGAAGAACAGAGGAGGAAAGAAGAGGAAAAGGAGAGGGTTAGGTTGGAACTTGAGGAACAAAAGAAGTATACAGTGGCTATGGAGGTCCCAGTGGTGGATGTTGAGAATGATGGGGTTGAGTATGTGAGGGTTATTACCACAGAAGATGCTGATGAGGTGTTTCCTGGCCAATCTCAACCACAACCACAAACACAAGACTCCCCCCCTCCAAAGAAACCTACAAAGTCTAAACCTAGGAAGAAATTGACTCCTAAAAAGAAGAAGACACCAAAAAATGCCCCCCCAAAACCAACtaaaaccaccaccaccccagAATCAACAACACAAACACCTCCACCCCCTCCTGAGTCAAGACAACAAACACCTCCACCCCCTCCTCAGTCAAGACAACACACACCTTCACCCCCTCCTCAGTCAACACAACAAACACCTTCACCCCCTCCTCAGTCAACACAACACACACCTTCACCCCCTCCTCAACAAACACAAACTGAAAATGCTGCACCAACTGAACCACAGGCAAACATACCTGAACCTAGTGTTCCATCCAAACCATTAAAGACAGGGAGAGCTAGACCTAAGGGGTTTAGGGTGGGAAAACCAACACTGGTAAAACTGGGAACATATGTTGCTAAAACCAATGCTAGTAAGGTTAAGAGAGGTGCTGGAAGGGCATGTAAAGGCAAGGGTGTTGCTGTGTTATCTGATAATGAGGATGATGAGGATAGTGAGGATGATGATTATGAGGGGGAGGTGAGTGATGATGACAGTGAGGATGAGGAGGACATAGGGGATTTCATTATTGCTGAGGAAGGGTTAGAGGACTTGCAGGATGATATCCCTGAGAAAACATTTGAGGATTGTCTTGATGGTAGTGCTAGGATGGACAGGAATTACAAAAATGGGAAGGTTTATGTTGAGCAACCATATGGTTCTATTAGGCTAGAGCCCTGGCTAATATTTAAAGATAGGGAGTCCTTTATGAATGTCCTTATGGACTACTGCATTCAGGAGGGGTTTGGCTTGAGTGTGGAGAAGTCAGACAACCAGAGATACACTGCTGTTTGTGCAATTGAGGGCTGTGATTGGAGAATTCATGCCTCAAAGATGGTAGACAAGTTCAGTTGGGCAATAAAGTGTATGAGTGGGGAGCACAAACTGTGTGGTAGGCTTGAGGTCAACCCAATAGTGACCACCAATTGGTTGGTGAGGAAGTTGTTGCCAGACATTGAGGCAAACTTAGAAATACCAGTGGTCACACTGCAGAGGTATGCTCAGGAGAGGTTCCAGATTGAGGTGAAGCCAAGGCTATTCTATAAGGTGAAAGCAGTGGCTAAGGAGATCATCCATGGTAGTTTTAGTGAGTCATATGCACTCCTACCTAGGTATGCAGAGATGATCAAGGAGACTAACCCTGGGAGTTATGCACTGGTCACATGGCATAGTGTTTCTGGGGATGTGcaaccaaagttcaaggcctgTTTTTTCTCATTTGCTGCACAGTTCAGGGGATTTCTGACTGGGTGTAGGCCCATTATTGGAATTGATGGCTCTCACCTAAGTGggtatttcaagggaattcttCTGGCTGCTTTGGGGATTGATGGAAACAATGAGATTTTCCTGCTAGCTTATGGAGTGGTGGACACTGAAAGTCAAGAGAGCTGGAACTACTTCATGAGGAACCTAAGGGCAGTGTTTCAGCAAGAAGGATGCAACAGGGATGACTGGACCTTCATCAGTGACAGAATGAGG GGGGTGGATTTAGCTGTGCATGAGAACTTCCCAAGGGCCACCAGAAGGTGTTGCAGTCAACATCTATACATGAATTGCAAAAATGGTGGTTGGAGTGGAGAACTTTTCCACAAGTTATTCTGGATAGCTGCAAATGCCTTCAACCCCTATGTTTTCAACAAGGCAATAGAGAAGATCACTGACTTTGATCCCAATGCAACAAAGTACTTGGACACATGTACTGAGCAGTGGTCCAGACATCAGTTTGACCCAGAAGTTTGTTGTGATCATAACACAACTAACTTTGTGGAATCATTCAATGCTCTGACCAAGCCTTACAGAGATTTACCAGTTTTGACCCTGTTTGAAG CAATAAGACAATGGGCTATGCAGAGAATTGGGGTCAGATTTGACAAAGCTGTCACTATGGAACCTCACCAATTAACCGAGTATGCCAGACAGGAACTTGAGCTCAGAGGTGCAGATTTTGATTGGTTAGGAACTCAGAGCTCAGAGCTCAGAGGAACAAAATTGGTTAGGaactctaatatatgtggactcattgtgtGTGGATGA